Proteins encoded by one window of Tamandua tetradactyla isolate mTamTet1 chromosome 24, mTamTet1.pri, whole genome shotgun sequence:
- the ALB gene encoding albumin has translation MKWVTFISLLFLFSSAYSKGLFRRDTHKSEIAHRFKDLGEENFRGVTLATFSQFLQKTSFEDHVKLVNEVTEFAKTCVADESAEDCEKSLHTLLGEKLCTYGELAECCAKTEPERNKCFLKHKDDNPDLPPLVKPGPDVICTSFQENKQKFLGQYLYEISRRHPYFYAPDLLYFIEKYEAILKECCQTDDKASCLTPKFDALKANALVEAARHRLKCSNLDKFGERAFKAWAVASVSQVFPKADFAEVTKIVTDYTKLHEECCQGDMLDCADDRESLVKYICENQDSVSSKLKKCCDKPVLEKSHCVFEIENDDLPADLPPLTTDFLDDKDVCKNYAEAKDVFLGTFLYELSRRHPTYPVTLLLRLAKAYEAKLEKCCATDDPSACYSKVFDEFQPLIDESHNLVKKKCEDLEELGEYGYTNQVLVRFARKVPTVSTPTLVEVSREVGKTSALCCKKPESERSSCVEEYLSLVLNRLCVLHEKTPVSERVTKCCTDSLVNRRPCFSALQLNEDYVPKEFNAETFTFHADICTLPEDQKQLKKQYTLAEVVKHKPKATDEQIKTVVGKFTAFLENCCHAEVKEACFAEEGPKLVAESQALLA, from the exons ACAAGAGTGAGATTGCTCATCGGTTCAAGGATTTGGGAGAAGAAAATTTCAGAGGCGT GACATTGGCTACCTTTTCTCAGTTTCTCCAGAAGACCTCATTTGAAGATCATGTAAAATTAGTGAATGAAGTAACTGAGTTTGCAAAAACATGTGTTGCTGATGAGTCAGCTGAAGATTGTGAGAAGTCACTT CACACTCttttgggagaaaaattatgtaCCTATGGTGAATTGGCTGAATGTTGTGCGAAAACAGAACCTGAGAGGAATAAATGCTTCCTGAAACACAAAGATGATAATCCAGATCTGCCTCCACTGGTGAAACCAGGGCCTGATGTCATCTGTACTTCCTTTCAGGAAAATAAGCAGAAATTTTTGGGACA atacttatatgaaatttccagaagaCATCCTTACTTTTATGCTCCAGATCTCCTTTACTTCATTGAAAAGTATGAAGCCATTCTGAAAGAATGCTGCCAAACTGATGATAAAGCAAGCTGTCTGACACCAAAG tttGATGCTTTGAAGGCAAACGCATTGGTTGAAGCTGCCAGACACAGACTTAAGTGTTCCAATCTCGACAAGTTTGGAGAAAGGGCTTTCAAAGCATG GGCAGTAGCTTCTGTAAGCCAGGTGTTTCCCAAAGCTGACTTTGCAGAAGTTACCAAGATAGTGACAGATTATACCAAACTCCACGAGGAGTGCTGCCAAGGTGACATGCTCGATTGCGCAGATGACAGG GAGTCTCTTGTCAAGTATATATGTGAAAATCAAGACTCAGTCTCCAGTAAACTCAAGAAATGCTGTGATAAGCCTGTGTTGGAAAAGTCCCACTGTGTTTTTGAGATAGAAAATGATGACTTACCTGCTGACCTGCCACCACTAACTACTGATTTTCTTGATGACAAAGATGTTTGCAAAAACTATGCTGAGGCAAAAGATGTCTTCTTGGGCAC GTTTTTGTATGAACTCTCAAGAAGGCACCCTACCTACCCTGTCACATTGCTGTTGAGACTTGCTAAGGCATATGAAGCCAAACTAGAGAAATGCTGTGCCACTGATGATCCTTCTGCATGCTATTCCAAAGTG TTTGATGAATTTCAGCCTCTTATTGATGAGTCCCataatttagtaaaaaaaaaatgtgaagatttAGAAGAGCTTGGAGAGTATGGCTACACAAATCA GGTCTTAGTTCGTTTCGCAAGGAAAGTACCTACTGTGTCAACTCCAACTCTTGTGGAAGTCTCAAGAGAAGTAGGAAAAACAAGCGCCCTGTGTTGTAAGAAACCTGAATCAGAGAGATCGTCTTGTGTTGAGGAATAt CTGTCCCTGGTCCTGAACCGTCTGTGTGTGCTGCATGAGAAGACACCAGTGAGCGAACGGGTCACCAAATGCTGCACCGATTCCCTGGTGAACAGGCGGCCATGCTTTTCTGCTCTGCAACTTAACGAAGACTATGTTCCCAAAGAATTTAACGCTGAAAcattcaccttccatgcagaTATATGCACACTTCCTGAGGATCAGAAACAACTTAAGAAACAATA CACACTTGCTGAGGTGGTGAAACACAAGCCCAAGGCAACAGATGAACAAATCAAGACCGTTGTGGGTAAATTCACAGCTTTTCTAGAGAACTGCTGCCATGCTGAAGTCAAGGAAGCTTGCTTTGCGGAGGAG GGCCCAAAACTTGTTGCTGAAAGCCAAGCTCTCTTAGCTTAA